Within Caproicibacterium argilliputei, the genomic segment CACCCAGTTCAATCAGCGCTTGTGTAAAATCGCCACAGCGCCCCACCGGCATCAGCGGCCGCAGAGCCGCTTCTGTCTGCCGCTTGGTGTGCGGGTCTGCAATGTCAGCACCGTCTGCCGTCAACCGCATCCAGACACGCAGGACGTTGCCATCCACCGCCGGGCACGGCAGACCGAAAGCAATGGATGCCACCGCCCCCGCCGTATAGCTGCCGACACCGGGCAGTTCCAACAGCTGTGCATAAGATGCGGGCATCTGCCCGCCGTACCGACTGACAAGCAGTTTGGCAGCTTTCTGCAAGTTCCGCACGCGGGAGTAGTACCCCAGCCCCTCCCAAAGCTTCAGCAACTTTTCTTCCGGCAGGTCTGCCAGCGACGGAATATCCGGCGCTGCCTGCAAAAAGCGGACAAAGTAATTTTTCACTGCCTCCACGCGCGTCTGCTGCAGCATAATTTCAGACACCCAGACCCGATACGGCGTGCAGTTGTGCCGCCACGGCAGGTCCCGCTTATTTTTACCATACCACAGAAGCAGCGGTTCGACAATCCCCATTCCTTCCATTTCTCTGACCCTATAAAAGAAGCCCTGCCGGCTTAACCGGACAAGGCATCTTTCCCTTTCTGTACGAATGATGTGCTAACAGACCATCAGTTGAGCTTATCGGCAATCTCCCTGTACTTGCTGTCAAGTGCGTTTTTCTTATCTGCTTTGTTCGTGTATATTTTTACCATTGCCGTCGACTTTGCCACCGGCTGCAAGGTGCCGGCACCCGCAACACAGCCGCCCGGGCACGCCATTCCCTCCAGCAGGTAGCCGTTCAGCTTTCCCGCCTTTGCCAGGCGAAGCATCTGCCGGCAGTCGCGCAGTCCCTGCGCCGCCTGCACCTTGACTTCGCGCTCTGGATCAATTTTCTTAATAGCCTCCACCACCGCATTAGCAACACCGCCGCTGACCGCAAAGCCGCGCCCCGCCGCTGTTGCTTCGTTCAGCTCCGTTTCCGGAAGATCGCCGGAAAGGTCAACGTTCTTAGCTTCAAACATCCCCATGACCTCTTCAAAGGTCAGGACAAAGTCCACATCGCTGCGAATGGAGCGCCGGCTTGCCTCCAGTTTTTTCGCGGCACACGGCCCGATAAAGACTACCTTACAGCCTGGGTGCACCTTTTTGAGCCGGCGGGCGGTCAGCACCATCGGCGTCAATGCCATGGAAATGCATTTCTCGTACTCCGGAAATTCCTTCTTTGCCATCACCGACCACGCCGGGCAGCAGGAAGTCGCAAGGAAAGGCAGCTTGTCCGGAACATTGTCCAGAAAATCATGTGCCTCTTCAATGGTGCAAAGGTCAGCCCCCACAGCCACTTCCTCCACATCGGTGAAGCCAAGCTCCCGCAGAGCGCCGCGCAGTTTTTCCGGTGTCATCTTCGGGCCGAATTGCCCCACAAATGCCGGCGCGACTGCCGCATAAATCTCGCCGGGCTGCTTAATGGCATGAACCACCTGAAAAATCTGTCCTTTGTCACTAATCGCGCCAAACGGACAGCTAACCAAGCACTGCCCGCACGACACGCACCGGTCATAGTTGATGGTGGCATGGCCCAGTTCATCAGAAGAAATCGCATCCATGCCGCAGGCCGCCGCACAGGGCCGCTCGATTTTAATAATCGCGTTGTAAGGACACACTGTCACACAGCGCCCGCATTTAATACACAGATCCTGGTCAATCACGCTTCTGCCGTTTTCTCCGGAGATGGCGTGCTTCGGGCACACCTCGCGGCAGGGATGTTCAAGACAGTTCTGGCACATATCCGTGATATGCACAGATTTTTCCGGACAGGCGTTGCAGGCAAATTTAATTACGTTGACCAACGGCGGATCGTAGTATTTTTCCGCAATCGCACTTTCCACAATACCGTCGGAAATCGGCGCATGCTGCTCAACAGAGCGCAGCGGCAAACCGATGGCCAGGCGCAGGCGCTCACCGACGATGGCGCGTTCCAGAAAAATACTGTTGCGGTAGCTGGCACGCTCGCCGGGAACAATTTTGTAGGGTATCTCTTCGATACGGGAATAGTCGCCCCCTTCATAGGCCAAGCGTGCCACTGCGGTAAAAACCTGACGGCGAATGTCCGTAACGGAAGAGTGAATTCCTCTAATTGCCATTCCAAATTCTCCTTTGTAGTCTTCCTCAATGCTTGATAAAAGTTTATCATTCTCGCTTTGCTCCTATTATAGCAAAAGAAAAGGCATTTGTCTTGCGAAAAAGAAAATTCCCCGCGACTTTTTGCAGAAGCCGCCCGTCCTGGCAGAAAACCGCTCCTTTTTCAATAATATTTTACTGAATCTAACAGACTTCGCTGCGGCAGGCGCCCGCGAAAAATGGTGCGCACAGACTATTGCTTTCCGCGAACATTCGTGCTATCATAAATTTATAAACATTTGTTCACAAGGAGGGGGCGCACCATGGACCGCATCATCCTGCACAGCGACTGCAACTGCTTTTACGCTTCTGTAGAGGCACTGTACCATCCGGAACTGCGGAACAAGCCTTTTGCTGTGGGCGGCGACCCCGAAAAACGGCATGGCATTATTCTGACCAAAAATCAGCTGGCAAAACAATGCGGTGTGGCAACTGGCGAGGCACTTTGGCAGGCGCGACGCAAATGCCCCGAGTTGGTGGTACTGCCACCGCGCTTTCCGCTTTACACACAGTTTTCCAAACGCGCACGCACACTGTACCTACAGTACACCGACCAGGTGGAACCATTTGGTCTGGATGAAGCGTGGCTGGACATCACCGGC encodes:
- a CDS encoding 4Fe-4S dicluster domain-containing protein, which codes for MRGIHSSVTDIRRQVFTAVARLAYEGGDYSRIEEIPYKIVPGERASYRNSIFLERAIVGERLRLAIGLPLRSVEQHAPISDGIVESAIAEKYYDPPLVNVIKFACNACPEKSVHITDMCQNCLEHPCREVCPKHAISGENGRSVIDQDLCIKCGRCVTVCPYNAIIKIERPCAAACGMDAISSDELGHATINYDRCVSCGQCLVSCPFGAISDKGQIFQVVHAIKQPGEIYAAVAPAFVGQFGPKMTPEKLRGALRELGFTDVEEVAVGADLCTIEEAHDFLDNVPDKLPFLATSCCPAWSVMAKKEFPEYEKCISMALTPMVLTARRLKKVHPGCKVVFIGPCAAKKLEASRRSIRSDVDFVLTFEEVMGMFEAKNVDLSGDLPETELNEATAAGRGFAVSGGVANAVVEAIKKIDPEREVKVQAAQGLRDCRQMLRLAKAGKLNGYLLEGMACPGGCVAGAGTLQPVAKSTAMVKIYTNKADKKNALDSKYREIADKLN
- the mutY gene encoding A/G-specific adenine glycosylase — encoded protein: MGIVEPLLLWYGKNKRDLPWRHNCTPYRVWVSEIMLQQTRVEAVKNYFVRFLQAAPDIPSLADLPEEKLLKLWEGLGYYSRVRNLQKAAKLLVSRYGGQMPASYAQLLELPGVGSYTAGAVASIAFGLPCPAVDGNVLRVWMRLTADGADIADPHTKRQTEAALRPLMPVGRCGDFTQALIELGALVCVPNATPKCAVCPLADFCKAHRQKEEQCYPVKKPKPPRRVEQRTILLLEQAGRIALRKRPAKGLLASLWELPGFDGTLSQEQAIAAVRSLGLEPVRLQPLAPAKHIFTHVEWHMTGWQVQLAPLPDTHRLVWATEQELRERYSLPSAFRPFLQKFLQT